In the genome of Porphyrobacter sp. ULC335, one region contains:
- a CDS encoding SPOR domain-containing protein, translating into MVAQPVVQALPSPEVQRLNRALVSLAKAPRDRDTLIEAGQAALGVEDLEAAIGFFGRAAEVDPGHPGVAMGLGSVYLRAGRAGEALLQFDRALAGGADEWAVQTDRALTLDLVGEGGAAQTAYLRALQLDPANDEARRRLAVSYAIAGNSARFEETLRPLLDKRDMAAHRARAFGLAILGESDRATAIVEQVMPRDLATRLVPYLGYMPRLTKPQQAAAANLGIFPRAADIGRDDPRLARFAAEERADSRLAPAGPPLGARPAPAPTPAPKTTVYAEPLPASTIGSAPAQARVATVMPVAVSTAPASSAPAPSQPQLRVADAFADLGAPLPDARVSGDAVDLSRITVKREAPPPPVVAKPAEKPKPKEPPKPVHPSRVWVQVATGRKIDALAFDWKRIAKEGGKSLSALKPHTARWGQTNRLVVGPVASRDKAEALVRDLKKQGLDVFLWLSDEGEAVQPLK; encoded by the coding sequence GTGGTTGCGCAGCCTGTCGTGCAGGCGCTCCCTTCGCCCGAAGTCCAGCGCCTGAACCGCGCTCTGGTTTCGCTGGCAAAGGCTCCGCGTGATCGCGACACGCTGATCGAGGCGGGGCAGGCGGCGCTCGGGGTTGAAGATCTGGAAGCGGCGATCGGCTTTTTCGGACGCGCGGCGGAGGTTGATCCGGGCCACCCCGGCGTCGCCATGGGCCTCGGCTCGGTCTATCTGCGCGCGGGCCGCGCGGGCGAAGCGCTGCTGCAATTCGATCGCGCGCTGGCAGGCGGGGCCGACGAGTGGGCGGTGCAGACCGACCGGGCGTTGACGCTCGATCTGGTCGGAGAGGGAGGCGCGGCACAGACGGCTTACCTGCGCGCGCTCCAGCTTGATCCAGCCAATGACGAGGCGCGCCGCCGCCTCGCGGTAAGCTATGCCATCGCCGGTAACAGCGCCCGGTTTGAAGAGACGCTGCGCCCGCTGCTCGACAAGCGCGACATGGCCGCGCACCGCGCACGCGCCTTCGGCCTTGCGATCCTTGGCGAGAGCGATCGTGCCACCGCGATTGTCGAACAGGTCATGCCGCGCGACCTCGCCACCCGGCTGGTGCCTTATCTCGGCTATATGCCGCGCCTGACCAAGCCGCAGCAGGCGGCGGCGGCCAATCTCGGGATTTTCCCGCGCGCGGCGGATATCGGGCGGGATGATCCGCGCCTCGCCCGCTTTGCTGCCGAGGAGCGTGCGGACAGCCGCCTCGCGCCAGCAGGTCCGCCGCTGGGTGCGCGTCCTGCACCTGCGCCCACGCCGGCCCCCAAAACGACGGTTTATGCCGAGCCGCTGCCGGCCTCGACCATCGGTTCCGCCCCAGCGCAGGCTCGGGTGGCGACGGTCATGCCGGTTGCGGTGAGCACTGCGCCCGCCTCGTCGGCACCGGCTCCTTCGCAGCCCCAACTGCGCGTGGCCGATGCCTTCGCCGATCTTGGCGCGCCGCTGCCTGATGCGCGGGTCAGCGGGGATGCTGTCGACCTGTCGCGAATCACCGTCAAGCGCGAGGCTCCGCCGCCGCCGGTGGTCGCCAAGCCCGCCGAAAAGCCCAAGCCCAAGGAGCCGCCCAAGCCGGTCCACCCCAGCCGCGTCTGGGTGCAGGTGGCAACCGGCAGGAAGATCGATGCGCTCGCCTTCGACTGGAAGCGCATTGCCAAGGAAGGGGGCAAGTCGCTCTCCGCCCTGAAGCCGCACACCGCGCGCTGGGGGCAGACCAACCGGCTGGTTGTGGGCCCCGTCGCCAGCCGCGACAAGGCCGAGGCGCTGGTCCGCGATTTGAAGAAGCAGGGCCTCGACGTGTTCCTGTGGTTGAGCGACGAAGGTGAGGCAGTTCAACCGCTTAAGTGA
- a CDS encoding YbjN domain-containing protein — MRAQEMDYSAEDEAAPVDMLASLFAARGWPCDMVSDDEMTGEVQGSWANYQLRAIWRAEDGVLQFLCLPDIRVTEDKRAAAYELLCLVNEQMWLGHFDIWSNGDVLLYRHGALLGDHGRLSIDMAQALVESAIDECDRFYPAFQFVLWGDKSPRAALDAAMVDAAGEA, encoded by the coding sequence ATGAGAGCGCAAGAAATGGACTATTCCGCCGAGGACGAAGCCGCCCCCGTCGATATGCTCGCCAGCCTGTTCGCGGCGCGCGGATGGCCGTGCGACATGGTTTCCGACGACGAAATGACCGGCGAAGTGCAGGGCAGCTGGGCCAATTACCAGCTCCGCGCGATCTGGCGGGCGGAAGACGGCGTGCTGCAATTCCTGTGCCTGCCCGACATCCGCGTCACCGAAGACAAGCGCGCCGCCGCCTATGAGCTGCTGTGCCTCGTCAACGAACAGATGTGGCTCGGCCATTTCGATATCTGGTCGAACGGCGATGTGCTGCTGTACCGCCACGGCGCGCTTCTGGGCGATCACGGACGGCTGAGCATCGACATGGCGCAGGCGCTGGTCGAGAGCGCGATTGACGAATGCGACCGCTTCTACCCCGCCTTCCAGTTCGTGCTGTGGGGCGACAAGAGCCCGCGCGCGGCGCTGGACGCGGCGATGGTCGACGCGGCGGGCGAGGCCTGA
- a CDS encoding pyrroline-5-carboxylate reductase family protein — protein sequence MTSHLLIIGCGNMGGAMLAGWLAAGESPSRFSVLDPALPEAPEGVALYRSADDAAAAGHDAVLLGFKPQQLGALGPGLQGLTGAGVTVCSLLAGITLAQLGAAFPQAGAHVRVMPNLAARINKSPVILAEAGLDASGRDAVFALFDALGSAVWLDDEAQFDLVTALAGSGPGFVYRFIDALAGAAVDLGLDEATASSLALATVEGAAALAAASDVGPATLADRVASPGGMTREGLNVLDADAALRRLLAATLRATRDKGASLSKAG from the coding sequence ATGACCAGCCACCTCCTCATCATCGGTTGCGGCAATATGGGCGGCGCGATGCTGGCCGGATGGCTGGCCGCGGGGGAGAGCCCTTCGCGCTTTTCCGTCCTTGATCCCGCTCTGCCCGAAGCGCCTGAAGGTGTGGCGCTCTATCGCAGTGCGGATGATGCCGCAGCGGCAGGGCATGATGCGGTGCTGCTCGGTTTCAAGCCGCAGCAATTGGGCGCGCTTGGCCCGGGTTTGCAGGGCCTTACGGGCGCGGGTGTCACGGTGTGCTCGTTGCTCGCCGGGATCACGCTGGCGCAGCTTGGCGCGGCCTTCCCGCAGGCTGGCGCGCATGTGCGGGTGATGCCCAATCTGGCCGCGCGCATCAACAAATCGCCGGTGATCCTGGCCGAGGCCGGACTGGACGCGAGCGGGCGCGATGCCGTGTTCGCATTGTTCGACGCGCTTGGCAGCGCGGTGTGGCTGGACGACGAGGCGCAGTTCGATCTCGTCACTGCTCTCGCCGGTTCGGGGCCGGGCTTTGTCTATCGCTTTATCGATGCGCTGGCGGGCGCGGCGGTCGATCTCGGGCTGGACGAGGCGACCGCATCCAGCCTCGCGCTCGCCACGGTCGAGGGCGCGGCTGCGCTGGCGGCGGCATCCGATGTCGGTCCCGCCACGCTCGCCGACCGCGTTGCCAGCCCCGGCGGCATGACCCGCGAAGGGCTCAACGTGCTCGATGCCGATGCGGCCTTGCGCCGCTTGCTGGCCGCAACTTTGCGTGCCACGCGGGACAAAGGCGCTTCGCTTTCCAAGGCAGGTTAA
- a CDS encoding Bax inhibitor-1/YccA family protein produces MADWNDSSRNAQRFGSVPRAGGDVAGRVNFDEGLRSHMLSIYNYMTSGILLTGIVALLAYNTGVAETIFTGGILRWIVALSPMAIVFAMSLGANRFSTGTLQLMFWGFATLMGLSLSSVFLVYTGGSIATTFFATSAAFAGLSLYGYTTKKSLSGMGSFLIMGVIGLIVAMVINLFLQSPAFHYAISFIGVLIFAGLTAYDTQRLKNEYEYLRGSEFAGKAVVLGALTLYLDFINMFQFLLSFLGNRE; encoded by the coding sequence ATGGCTGACTGGAATGACTCTTCGCGCAACGCGCAGCGGTTTGGCTCCGTGCCCCGCGCCGGAGGCGATGTTGCCGGCCGCGTGAACTTTGACGAGGGCCTGCGTTCGCACATGCTCTCGATCTACAATTACATGACCTCGGGCATCCTGCTGACCGGGATCGTCGCGCTGCTCGCCTATAACACCGGCGTTGCAGAAACGATCTTCACCGGCGGTATCCTGCGCTGGATCGTTGCGCTTTCGCCGATGGCCATCGTCTTCGCGATGAGCCTTGGCGCCAACCGCTTCAGCACGGGTACGCTCCAGTTGATGTTCTGGGGCTTTGCGACGCTGATGGGCCTGTCGCTGTCCTCGGTGTTCCTCGTGTACACCGGCGGTTCGATCGCCACCACGTTCTTCGCCACCTCGGCGGCCTTTGCCGGTCTGTCGCTGTACGGCTACACCACCAAGAAGAGCCTGTCCGGCATGGGCAGCTTCCTGATCATGGGCGTCATCGGCCTGATCGTGGCGATGGTCATCAACCTGTTCCTGCAGTCGCCTGCGTTCCACTACGCGATCAGCTTCATCGGCGTTCTGATCTTCGCCGGCCTGACCGCCTATGATACGCAGCGCCTGAAGAACGAGTACGAGTACCTGCGCGGCTCCGAGTTCGCCGGCAAGGCTGTCGTGCTGGGCGCGCTGACGCTGTATCTGGACTTCATCAACATGTTCCAGTTCCTGCTCAGCTTCCTCGGCAACCGCGAGTAA
- a CDS encoding TonB-dependent receptor plug domain-containing protein, whose protein sequence is MRNLKLLCSVAGAALVWAVPVLGQDADTGGEQIIFADTRLPEPILVSASRDGSLSREDFTGSALVITAEQLENRQTRDIADILRDVPGVAVAGIAGQTQIRLRGSEANHVLVLVDGIEVSDPFAGEFDIGTLQAEPGARVEVLRGPQSALYGPDAIGGVVAYESASGRSRPGFAARIEGGTDNTINGALRYGASGDSWVAALSAVVVSTDGQPNARGGSRDIGRDSYTLAGKGSVELTETLALRAAARFIRTEGQTNDSNFDRTSPTFGFIIDSPGVTFTNEAVYALVGARAEVLDGRWTHDLSAQVAEVDRQTDSPFGLTSASEGDRVKASYVTAFKLADEHNLTFAADWERESFRNALAASGGFTGRRAIEQTGFVGEYRYSGDAFDLSAAIRHDINDRFRDATTFRVGAGYRITDTTRLRAAAGSGVKNPGFFELFGFVDGRFIGNEALRPEKSTGWEVGFDQDIGDAARVAVTYFDSELEGEIFTTFPAPTFIATPANRTTVSQQRGVEVSVGARLAEQWSLDAAYSYLDAEENGIEEVRRPEHIASAALTWTAPGDAASATLVVRHNGATPDVAFTDPSFRPVRVQLDDYTLVNLNARVKLTDSVSGFARVENLLDERYEQVFSFVSPGRSAVIGVEARF, encoded by the coding sequence GTGAGAAATTTGAAATTGTTGTGCAGCGTCGCTGGGGCGGCGCTGGTTTGGGCTGTGCCGGTTTTGGGGCAGGACGCCGATACTGGCGGCGAACAGATCATTTTTGCCGATACGCGTCTGCCCGAACCCATTCTGGTATCCGCCAGCCGTGACGGATCGTTATCGCGCGAGGATTTCACCGGCTCAGCGCTGGTGATCACCGCCGAACAGCTCGAAAACCGCCAGACCCGTGACATCGCCGACATCCTGCGCGATGTGCCGGGCGTCGCCGTCGCTGGCATCGCAGGGCAGACCCAGATCCGCCTGCGCGGGTCGGAAGCCAATCATGTGCTGGTGCTGGTCGACGGGATCGAGGTTTCCGATCCCTTCGCGGGCGAATTCGACATCGGCACGCTTCAGGCCGAACCCGGCGCGCGGGTGGAAGTGCTGCGGGGGCCGCAATCGGCGCTCTACGGTCCGGACGCGATCGGCGGCGTGGTCGCTTATGAAAGCGCGAGCGGTCGCAGCCGACCGGGCTTTGCCGCGCGGATCGAAGGTGGCACCGACAACACCATCAACGGCGCGCTGCGTTACGGCGCGAGCGGTGACAGCTGGGTCGCGGCGCTCTCTGCCGTCGTCGTCAGCACCGATGGCCAGCCCAATGCGCGGGGCGGCTCGCGCGACATTGGCCGCGACAGCTACACGCTGGCGGGCAAGGGCAGCGTCGAGCTGACCGAGACTCTCGCCCTGCGCGCCGCCGCCCGCTTCATCCGCACCGAGGGCCAGACCAACGACAGCAATTTCGACCGCACTAGCCCCACCTTCGGCTTCATCATCGACAGCCCCGGCGTGACGTTCACCAACGAGGCGGTTTACGCCCTTGTTGGTGCGCGGGCCGAGGTGCTGGACGGGCGCTGGACGCATGATCTGTCCGCTCAGGTCGCCGAGGTGGACCGGCAAACGGATAGCCCCTTCGGCCTCACCTCGGCCAGCGAAGGCGACCGCGTCAAAGCGTCTTACGTCACCGCGTTCAAGCTGGCGGATGAACACAACCTCACCTTTGCAGCCGATTGGGAGCGTGAAAGCTTCCGCAATGCGCTGGCGGCAAGCGGCGGGTTCACCGGCAGGCGTGCGATCGAGCAGACCGGCTTCGTGGGCGAATATCGCTACAGCGGAGATGCCTTCGACCTCTCCGCCGCAATCCGCCACGACATCAACGACCGCTTCCGCGATGCGACCACCTTCCGCGTGGGCGCAGGGTATCGCATCACCGACACCACCCGCCTGCGCGCGGCGGCGGGATCGGGCGTCAAAAACCCCGGCTTCTTCGAACTGTTCGGTTTCGTCGATGGCCGCTTCATCGGCAATGAGGCGCTGCGGCCGGAAAAATCCACCGGTTGGGAAGTGGGCTTCGATCAGGACATCGGTGATGCCGCCCGCGTCGCGGTGACCTATTTCGACAGCGAGCTGGAAGGCGAGATCTTCACGACCTTCCCGGCCCCCACCTTCATCGCCACGCCGGCCAACCGCACTACGGTGAGCCAGCAGCGGGGTGTCGAAGTGTCGGTGGGCGCCCGCCTCGCCGAGCAGTGGAGCCTCGATGCGGCCTATTCCTACCTTGATGCCGAGGAGAACGGGATCGAGGAAGTGCGCCGCCCCGAACATATCGCCAGCGCGGCGCTGACATGGACCGCACCGGGCGATGCTGCCTCGGCCACGCTGGTGGTGCGCCATAATGGCGCGACGCCCGATGTGGCCTTCACTGATCCCAGCTTCCGTCCGGTGCGGGTGCAGCTTGACGATTACACCCTCGTCAACCTCAACGCGCGCGTGAAGCTGACCGACAGCGTCAGCGGCTTCGCCCGCGTCGAGAACCTGCTGGACGAGCGGTACGAGCAGGTGTTCAGCTTCGTCTCACCGGGGCGGTCTGCGGTGATCGGCGTGGAGGCGCGTTTTTGA
- the cgtA gene encoding Obg family GTPase CgtA yields the protein MHFLDQAKIYVKSGGGGPGAVSFRREMYVEYGGPDGGNGGNGGDIVFEAVAGLNTLIDFRYSQHFKAPRGQHGMGKDRTGASAKPLVIKVPVGTQILSEDKEEVLADFTQVGQRVTFLEGGLGGRGNASYKTSTNRAPRQHQDGIPGQEAWVWLRLKLLADVGLVGLPNAGKSTFINAVSNAQAKVGDYAFTTLVPKLGVVRHKGREFVLADIPGLIEGAAEGAGIGDRFLGHIERCRVLIHLIDITGTEDADPAEAMRIVEEELAAYGAGLEDKARLVVLNKLDLADAELVEVFSKELLEAGADEVFAVSGVTGAGIPELLDAVLGYLPDRTSTETKTVEVEHEEDASDWSPL from the coding sequence ATGCATTTTCTCGACCAAGCCAAGATCTATGTGAAGTCCGGCGGGGGTGGCCCCGGGGCCGTCTCGTTCCGGCGTGAGATGTACGTCGAATACGGCGGCCCTGACGGTGGCAATGGGGGGAACGGCGGCGACATCGTGTTCGAAGCCGTCGCTGGCCTCAACACCCTGATCGACTTCCGCTATTCGCAGCACTTCAAGGCGCCGCGCGGACAGCACGGCATGGGCAAGGACCGCACCGGTGCCTCGGCCAAGCCGCTGGTCATCAAGGTGCCGGTCGGCACGCAGATCCTTTCCGAAGACAAGGAAGAGGTGCTCGCCGACTTCACGCAGGTCGGCCAGCGCGTCACCTTCCTTGAAGGCGGGTTGGGCGGGCGCGGCAACGCCAGCTACAAAACCTCGACCAACCGCGCCCCGCGCCAGCATCAGGACGGGATTCCCGGTCAGGAAGCGTGGGTGTGGCTGCGGCTCAAGCTGCTCGCGGATGTGGGCCTTGTTGGCCTGCCCAATGCGGGCAAATCGACCTTCATCAACGCGGTCAGCAATGCGCAGGCCAAGGTGGGCGATTATGCCTTCACCACGCTGGTGCCGAAGCTGGGCGTGGTGCGCCACAAGGGCCGCGAATTCGTGCTCGCCGACATTCCGGGCCTGATCGAGGGCGCGGCGGAAGGCGCCGGGATCGGTGACCGCTTCCTCGGCCATATCGAACGCTGCCGGGTGCTGATCCACCTCATCGACATCACCGGAACCGAGGATGCCGACCCCGCCGAAGCCATGCGCATCGTCGAGGAAGAGCTGGCGGCCTACGGCGCGGGCCTTGAGGACAAGGCGCGGCTGGTGGTGCTCAACAAGCTCGATCTGGCGGATGCCGAACTGGTCGAGGTGTTCAGCAAGGAATTGCTGGAAGCAGGCGCGGACGAAGTCTTCGCGGTTTCGGGTGTGACAGGCGCGGGCATTCCCGAACTGCTCGACGCGGTGCTCGGCTACTTGCCGGACCGTACCTCGACCGAGACCAAGACGGTCGAGGTCGAGCATGAGGAAGACGCCAGCGATTGGTCGCCCCTGTAG